In Chrysoperla carnea chromosome 2, inChrCarn1.1, whole genome shotgun sequence, the following proteins share a genomic window:
- the LOC123293270 gene encoding NAD-dependent protein deacetylase sirtuin-2 isoform X1 — protein MSDKNDKKDKKQNEIENAASKSSDDESASGTSKPMGMQGDDPVEQIRRYLAKKLGFIDDEEDKEPVQQKILQDVSLDGIASYIKSEKCKNIITLAGAGLSTAAGIPDFRSPGSGLYDNLQKYNLPHPQAVFEIDYFERNPKPFFVLAKDLYPGEFKPTLGHYFIRLLNEKGLLLRHYTQNIDTLERVAKIPEEKLVEAHGTFNTGHCRSCNESYTQEWMRDIIFRDEIPKCTVCDGIVKPDIVFFGENLPDKFYTCLNTDFRKCDLLIVLGSSLVVQPFASLIDRVPSSCPRLLVNREKAGQRDKIMKLLNIGGGLDFDSEENTRDVAYLGDCDTGCELLAEKLGWKDELKSMVEAEHKLIDENQKSRSPSKE, from the exons ATGAGTGATAAAAACGATAAGAAag ataaaaaGCAAAACGAAATTGAAAATGCTGCATCAAAAAGCTCAGATGATGAGTCGGCAAGCGGTACTTCGAAGCCTATGGGAATGCAAGGAGATGACCCTGTAGAACAAATACGAAGGTATCTAGCAAAAAAATTAGGATTTATCGACGATGAAGAAGACAAAGAACCGGTTCAACAAAAG aTTTTACAAGATGTATCCTTGGATGGTATTGCAAGttatataaaaagtgaaaaatgtaaaaatatcatAACATTAGCAGGAGCTGGTTTATCAAcgg CTGCTGGAATACCCGATTTTCGTTCACCCGGTTCCGGtttatatgataatttacaAAAGTATAATCTACCACACCCACAAGCTGTTTTTGAAATCGATTATTTTGAACGAAATCCAAAACCATTTTTTGTATTGGCTAAAGATTTATACCCGGGTGAATTCAAACCAACATTAGGTCATTATTTCATACGATTACTAAATGAGAAAGGTTTACTTTTACGTCATTACACACAAAATATCGATACCTTAGAACGAGTTGCTAAAATACCTGAAGAGAAGTTAGTTGAAGCACATGGTACCTTTAACACGGGTCATTGTCGAAGTTGTAACGAATCATATACTCAAGAATGGATGAGAG atattatATTTCGGGATGAAATACCTAAATGTACCGTCTGCGATGGAATTGTTAAACCTgatattgttttctttggtgaaaATTTACCAGATAAATTTTACACATGTTTAAATACAGATTTTAGAAAATGTGATTTATTAATAGTGCTTGGATCGTCGTTAGTGGTGCAACCTTTTGCTTCGTTAATCGAtag GGTACCCTCATCATGTCCACGTTTACTAGTAAATCGCGAAAAAGCAGGACAACGAGATAAAATTATGAAGTTATTAAATATTGGTGGCGGTTTGGATTTTGATAGTGAAGAAAATACAAGAGATGTTGCTTATCTTGGTGACTGTGATACAGGCTGTGAGCTTTTGGCTGAGAAACTTGGATGGAAA gatGAATTGAAATCAATGGTTGAAGCGgaacataaattaattgatgaaaaccaaaaaagtcGTAGTCCATCTAAGGAATAA
- the LOC123293270 gene encoding NAD-dependent protein deacetylase sirtuin-2 isoform X2: MSWLARFRSVLRSLILQDVSLDGIASYIKSEKCKNIITLAGAGLSTAAGIPDFRSPGSGLYDNLQKYNLPHPQAVFEIDYFERNPKPFFVLAKDLYPGEFKPTLGHYFIRLLNEKGLLLRHYTQNIDTLERVAKIPEEKLVEAHGTFNTGHCRSCNESYTQEWMRDIIFRDEIPKCTVCDGIVKPDIVFFGENLPDKFYTCLNTDFRKCDLLIVLGSSLVVQPFASLIDRVPSSCPRLLVNREKAGQRDKIMKLLNIGGGLDFDSEENTRDVAYLGDCDTGCELLAEKLGWKDELKSMVEAEHKLIDENQKSRSPSKE; encoded by the exons ATGAGTTGGCTGGCTAGATTTAGGAGCGTACTACGATCCTTG aTTTTACAAGATGTATCCTTGGATGGTATTGCAAGttatataaaaagtgaaaaatgtaaaaatatcatAACATTAGCAGGAGCTGGTTTATCAAcgg CTGCTGGAATACCCGATTTTCGTTCACCCGGTTCCGGtttatatgataatttacaAAAGTATAATCTACCACACCCACAAGCTGTTTTTGAAATCGATTATTTTGAACGAAATCCAAAACCATTTTTTGTATTGGCTAAAGATTTATACCCGGGTGAATTCAAACCAACATTAGGTCATTATTTCATACGATTACTAAATGAGAAAGGTTTACTTTTACGTCATTACACACAAAATATCGATACCTTAGAACGAGTTGCTAAAATACCTGAAGAGAAGTTAGTTGAAGCACATGGTACCTTTAACACGGGTCATTGTCGAAGTTGTAACGAATCATATACTCAAGAATGGATGAGAG atattatATTTCGGGATGAAATACCTAAATGTACCGTCTGCGATGGAATTGTTAAACCTgatattgttttctttggtgaaaATTTACCAGATAAATTTTACACATGTTTAAATACAGATTTTAGAAAATGTGATTTATTAATAGTGCTTGGATCGTCGTTAGTGGTGCAACCTTTTGCTTCGTTAATCGAtag GGTACCCTCATCATGTCCACGTTTACTAGTAAATCGCGAAAAAGCAGGACAACGAGATAAAATTATGAAGTTATTAAATATTGGTGGCGGTTTGGATTTTGATAGTGAAGAAAATACAAGAGATGTTGCTTATCTTGGTGACTGTGATACAGGCTGTGAGCTTTTGGCTGAGAAACTTGGATGGAAA gatGAATTGAAATCAATGGTTGAAGCGgaacataaattaattgatgaaaaccaaaaaagtcGTAGTCCATCTAAGGAATAA